In Sporichthya polymorpha DSM 43042, a genomic segment contains:
- a CDS encoding RNA degradosome polyphosphate kinase yields the protein MTVTAASASDPSPAALRSVPAPVPDELELGPDAFLDREASWLEFNSRVLELAEDQSLPLLERIRFLAIFASNLDEFFMVRVAGLKRRIAAGVAVTSTSGQAPLEILEQIWARSGELAQRAARCFRRDLLVRLADENISILRWDELTDEEQNTLHGLFRDKVFPVLTPLAVDPAHPFPYISGLSLNLAVVVRNPATDRENFARVKVPPLLPRFIAASDSRFVPLEDLISAHLQELFPGMVIEAHHAFRVTRNEDFEVEEDDAENLLQAIERELMRRRFGPPVRLEVDASIDEDALDLLVRELGVSPAEVVASPGPLDLSGLHAIADIPRADLHFPTFVPTTHPHLAAVESAKAADVFAAMRARDVLLHHPYDSFSTSVQAFIEQAAADPHVLAIKQTLYRTSGDSPIVDALIDAAEAGKQVVVLVELKARFDEQANITWARKLEQAGCHVVYGQVGLKTHCKLALVVREEGERLRRYCHIGTGNYNPKTARQYEDFGLLTTDPVVGEDVANLFNQLSGYARGTSFRRLLVAPHSVRNGIVARIEHEIDNHRAGRPARIRFKVNSIVDEVTIEALYRASAAGVPVDIWTRGICALRPGVPGLSETIRVRSILGRFLEHSRIFWFANGGEPQVWIGSADLMHRNLDRRVEALVRLSSADHVQELTDLMDLAFADTTAAWWLGQDGTWNRHHRAPDGSDLADLQEHLIRAKARRRVDPD from the coding sequence ATGACCGTGACTGCCGCGTCGGCCTCCGACCCCAGCCCCGCCGCCTTGCGCAGCGTGCCGGCGCCGGTGCCCGACGAGCTCGAACTCGGCCCCGACGCGTTCCTCGACCGCGAGGCGAGCTGGCTGGAGTTCAACTCCCGGGTCCTGGAGCTCGCGGAGGACCAGAGCCTCCCGCTGCTCGAGCGCATCCGCTTCCTCGCGATCTTCGCCTCGAACCTCGACGAGTTCTTCATGGTCCGCGTGGCCGGGCTCAAGCGCCGGATCGCGGCCGGCGTCGCCGTGACCTCGACGAGCGGCCAGGCGCCGCTGGAGATCCTCGAGCAGATCTGGGCGCGGTCCGGTGAGCTCGCCCAGCGGGCGGCCCGCTGCTTCCGCCGCGACCTGCTGGTCCGGCTCGCCGACGAGAACATCTCCATCCTGCGGTGGGACGAACTCACCGACGAGGAGCAGAACACCCTCCACGGGCTGTTCCGGGACAAGGTGTTCCCGGTGCTGACGCCGCTCGCGGTCGACCCGGCGCACCCGTTCCCCTACATCTCGGGGCTCTCGCTCAACCTCGCGGTCGTCGTCCGCAACCCGGCCACCGACCGCGAGAACTTCGCCCGCGTCAAGGTGCCGCCGCTGCTGCCCCGGTTCATCGCCGCCTCGGACTCCCGGTTCGTCCCGCTCGAGGACCTGATCTCCGCGCACCTGCAGGAGCTCTTCCCCGGCATGGTGATCGAGGCCCACCACGCGTTCCGCGTCACGCGCAACGAGGACTTCGAGGTCGAGGAGGACGACGCCGAGAACCTCCTCCAGGCGATCGAGCGGGAACTGATGCGGCGTCGGTTCGGCCCGCCCGTCCGGCTCGAGGTCGACGCGAGCATCGACGAGGACGCCCTCGACCTGCTCGTGCGCGAGCTCGGCGTCAGCCCCGCCGAGGTCGTGGCCTCGCCCGGTCCGCTCGACCTGTCGGGGCTGCACGCGATCGCCGACATCCCCCGCGCCGACCTGCACTTCCCGACGTTCGTGCCCACCACCCACCCGCACCTCGCGGCCGTCGAGAGCGCGAAGGCGGCCGACGTGTTCGCCGCGATGCGCGCCCGGGACGTCCTGCTCCACCACCCGTACGACTCGTTCTCCACGAGCGTCCAGGCCTTCATCGAGCAGGCCGCCGCGGACCCGCACGTCCTGGCGATCAAGCAGACGCTGTACCGGACCAGCGGTGACTCCCCGATCGTCGACGCCCTGATCGACGCCGCCGAGGCCGGCAAGCAGGTCGTGGTCCTGGTCGAGCTCAAGGCCCGCTTCGACGAGCAGGCCAACATCACCTGGGCCCGCAAGCTGGAGCAGGCCGGCTGCCACGTGGTCTACGGCCAGGTGGGCCTCAAGACCCACTGCAAGCTCGCGCTGGTCGTGCGCGAGGAGGGCGAGCGGTTGCGCCGCTACTGCCACATCGGGACCGGCAACTACAACCCGAAGACGGCCCGTCAGTACGAGGACTTCGGCCTGCTCACCACAGATCCGGTGGTGGGCGAGGACGTCGCGAACCTGTTCAACCAGCTCTCCGGCTACGCCCGGGGCACCTCGTTCCGGCGGCTGCTGGTCGCGCCGCACTCGGTGCGCAACGGGATCGTGGCGCGGATCGAGCACGAGATCGACAACCACCGCGCGGGGCGGCCGGCCCGGATCCGGTTCAAGGTGAACTCGATCGTCGACGAGGTGACGATCGAGGCGCTCTACCGCGCCTCGGCCGCGGGGGTGCCCGTCGACATCTGGACCCGCGGCATCTGCGCACTGCGCCCCGGCGTCCCCGGGCTGTCCGAGACCATCCGCGTCCGCAGCATCCTCGGCCGGTTCCTGGAGCACTCCCGGATCTTCTGGTTCGCCAACGGCGGTGAACCCCAGGTCTGGATCGGCAGCGCGGATCTGATGCACCGTAACCTCGACCGTCGCGTCGAGGCCCTGGTGCGACTGTCCAGCGCGGACCACGTCCAGGAATTGACGGACCTGATGGATCTCGCGTTCGCGGACACCACCGCCGCCTGGTGGCTGGGCCAGGACGGGACCTGGAACCGGCACCACCGCGCCCCCGACGGTTCGGATCTCGCCGACCTGCAGGAACACCTGATCCGGGCGAAGGCCCGACGCCGCGTCGACCCGGACTGA
- a CDS encoding inorganic phosphate transporter — MEDVTTVCVVLFALGFGYTNGFHDSANAIATSISTRALTPRVALLMAAVMNFIGAFLGTQVASTVGKGIIATPEGQHGLVVVLGALVGAIAWNLITWYFGLPSSSSHALFGGLIGAALAGGIDVKWAGIRDKILIPMVISPVFGFFAAFALMTAILWIFRKGKPNPLNRGFRVAQTVSATAMALGHGIQDVQKTMGVIFLALLTTNHVDADGGIPIWVTVSSAAAISLGTYAGGWRIMRTLGRRIIDLDPPRGFASETVAAGVLYTTAYVYAAPISTTHTITSAVMGAGATKRVSAVRWGVAGNIVLAWVFTIPAAGVVAACSYYLLNPVLG; from the coding sequence GTGGAGGACGTCACGACGGTCTGCGTCGTCCTGTTCGCGCTGGGCTTCGGCTACACCAACGGGTTCCACGACTCCGCGAACGCGATCGCGACCTCGATCTCCACGCGCGCCCTCACCCCGCGCGTCGCCCTGCTCATGGCCGCCGTCATGAACTTCATCGGCGCCTTCCTCGGGACCCAGGTCGCGAGCACGGTCGGGAAGGGCATCATCGCCACCCCCGAGGGCCAGCACGGCCTCGTCGTGGTGCTCGGGGCGCTGGTCGGCGCGATCGCCTGGAACCTGATCACCTGGTACTTCGGGCTCCCGAGCTCGTCCTCGCACGCCCTGTTCGGCGGCCTGATCGGCGCGGCCCTCGCGGGCGGGATCGACGTGAAGTGGGCCGGGATCCGGGACAAGATCCTGATCCCGATGGTCATCTCCCCGGTCTTCGGGTTCTTCGCGGCGTTCGCGCTGATGACCGCGATCCTCTGGATCTTCCGCAAGGGGAAGCCGAACCCGCTGAACCGGGGCTTCCGGGTCGCCCAGACGGTGTCGGCCACCGCGATGGCGCTCGGGCACGGCATCCAGGACGTCCAGAAGACGATGGGTGTCATCTTCCTGGCCCTGCTGACGACGAATCACGTCGACGCCGACGGCGGGATCCCGATCTGGGTGACCGTGTCCTCGGCCGCCGCGATCTCGCTCGGCACCTACGCCGGCGGCTGGCGGATCATGCGAACGCTCGGCCGCCGGATCATCGACCTCGACCCGCCCCGCGGGTTCGCCTCCGAGACCGTCGCGGCCGGCGTGCTCTACACGACCGCCTACGTGTACGCGGCGCCGATCTCGACGACGCACACGATCACCTCGGCGGTCATGGGCGCCGGCGCGACCAAGCGGGTCTCCGCGGTCCGCTGGGGCGTCGCCGGGAACATCGTGCTCGCGTGGGTCTTCACGATCCCCGCCGCCGGCGTCGTCGCGGCCTGCTCGTACTACCTGCTCAACCCCGTTCTGGGTTAG
- the mshD gene encoding mycothiol synthase — MAGTTELGPPDAPTRAAIAELAAAAGAVDGREPFTEQTRLVLAAVGAGRAAGSERVVHVVRRDGSGRVVGYAQRDAAGTTELAVHPDARRAGHGHALLTALLGGPDLRVWAHGPHPAAGPLAAAVGLTPVRELWRMRRPLPLGPDADAPGAVPLPDGVRVRTFEVGRDEDAWLALNATAFAAHGEQGRLTRADLDARIATDWFSAAGFFLAERGELGAPDGTGRLVGFHWTKVHLAAGGEPAAGEIYVLGVDPGEQGNGLGRSLSRIGLRHLADQGLTSVLLYVDADNTSAVAVYTRLGFRTEAVSVMYAATGPDNSHS; from the coding sequence ATGGCCGGAACCACCGAGCTCGGACCCCCGGACGCCCCCACCCGCGCCGCGATCGCGGAGCTGGCGGCCGCGGCCGGGGCCGTCGACGGGCGTGAGCCGTTCACCGAGCAGACCCGGCTGGTGCTCGCCGCCGTCGGTGCCGGCCGAGCCGCCGGCTCCGAGCGGGTCGTCCACGTCGTCCGGCGGGACGGGTCCGGCCGCGTCGTCGGGTACGCCCAGCGCGACGCCGCGGGGACCACGGAACTCGCCGTCCACCCCGACGCCCGGCGCGCCGGTCACGGGCACGCGCTGCTGACGGCCCTGCTGGGCGGCCCGGACCTCCGGGTCTGGGCGCACGGGCCCCACCCGGCCGCGGGGCCCCTGGCCGCCGCGGTCGGCCTGACCCCGGTCCGGGAGTTGTGGCGGATGCGCCGCCCGCTCCCCCTCGGCCCCGACGCCGACGCGCCCGGCGCCGTGCCGCTGCCCGACGGCGTCCGGGTCCGGACCTTCGAGGTCGGCCGCGACGAGGACGCCTGGCTCGCCCTGAACGCGACCGCGTTCGCGGCCCACGGCGAGCAGGGCCGCCTGACCCGCGCGGACCTCGACGCCCGGATCGCCACCGACTGGTTCTCCGCCGCCGGGTTCTTCCTGGCCGAACGCGGCGAACTCGGCGCCCCGGACGGCACCGGTCGGCTGGTCGGCTTTCACTGGACGAAGGTCCACCTGGCCGCGGGCGGGGAACCGGCCGCCGGCGAGATCTACGTCCTCGGCGTCGACCCCGGCGAGCAGGGCAACGGGCTGGGCCGCTCGCTGTCCCGGATCGGGCTGCGCCACCTGGCCGACCAGGGCCTGACCTCGGTCCTGCTGTACGTCGACGCGGACAACACCTCCGCCGTCGCCGTCTACACCCGCCTCGGGTTCCGCACCGAGGCCGTGAGCGTCATGTACGCGGCCACCGGACCCGACAACTCCCACAGCTGA
- a CDS encoding DUF47 domain-containing protein, with product MKFRVTPRANAFYDMFAASAANLLVGVKILTELLGSSPAERAAIGDRMKVAEHASDEITHAIMNEVNSSFITPFDREDIYRLASSLDDVMDAMEAAVDLVVLYNIVELPAGLADQVEMLERAAEVTAEAMPRLRVMKNLREYWIEINRLENTGDAIYRRLLAKLYSGEYDALMVLKLKEVVDQLEAAADAFENVANTVESIAVKES from the coding sequence GTGAAGTTTCGCGTCACCCCCCGGGCGAACGCGTTCTACGACATGTTCGCGGCCTCGGCGGCGAACCTGCTGGTCGGCGTCAAGATCCTGACCGAGCTGCTGGGCTCCAGCCCGGCGGAGCGGGCCGCGATCGGTGACCGCATGAAGGTCGCCGAGCACGCGAGCGACGAGATCACCCACGCGATCATGAACGAGGTCAACTCCTCGTTCATCACGCCGTTCGACCGTGAGGACATCTACCGCCTCGCGTCGAGCCTCGACGACGTCATGGACGCCATGGAGGCGGCCGTCGACCTCGTCGTGCTCTACAACATCGTCGAGTTGCCGGCCGGTCTGGCCGACCAGGTCGAGATGCTGGAGCGCGCGGCCGAGGTGACGGCGGAGGCGATGCCCCGCCTGCGTGTCATGAAGAACCTGCGCGAGTACTGGATCGAGATCAACCGTCTGGAGAACACGGGCGACGCGATCTACCGCCGGCTGCTCGCGAAGCTCTACAGCGGTGAGTACGACGCTCTGATGGTCCTCAAGCTCAAGGAGGTCGTCGACCAGCTCGAGGCGGCCGCGGACGCGTTCGAGAACGTGGCCAACACCGTCGAGAGCATCGCCGTCAAGGAGTCCTGA
- the pstC gene encoding phosphate ABC transporter permease subunit PstC, with the protein MSTLQIDRAAGERGPASRSPVRLGDRLFSGAATGAGIAILVVLAGVALFLILEAWPAFTADSAELPDGKNLVAWIAPLAFGTILGATIAVLLAAPMAVAIALYITHFAPRRLAGPLGLAIDLLAAVPSIIYGLWGIAVLAPHSVGLSRWLENHLGFVPFFDGPATSTGRTMLVVGIVLGVMILPVITAVSREVFKQTPPLHQEAALALGATRWEMIRMTVLPFGRSGVVSGAMLGLGRALGETMAVAIILSASGAVTFDLISRENSGTIAANIALDFPESSGVKVNALIASGLVLFAITLAVNVVARAIVNRRREFSGAD; encoded by the coding sequence GTGAGCACCCTTCAGATCGACCGGGCGGCGGGGGAACGGGGGCCCGCCTCCCGGTCCCCCGTTCGCCTCGGCGACCGGCTCTTCTCCGGCGCCGCGACCGGCGCGGGGATCGCAATCCTCGTCGTCCTCGCCGGGGTCGCGCTCTTCCTGATCCTCGAGGCGTGGCCGGCGTTCACCGCCGACTCCGCCGAGCTGCCGGACGGCAAGAACCTCGTCGCGTGGATCGCGCCGCTCGCGTTCGGGACGATCCTCGGCGCGACGATCGCGGTTCTGCTCGCGGCACCGATGGCGGTCGCGATCGCGCTCTACATCACGCACTTCGCACCGCGGCGGCTCGCCGGGCCGCTGGGTCTGGCGATCGACCTGCTCGCCGCGGTCCCGAGCATCATCTACGGACTCTGGGGCATCGCGGTCCTGGCGCCGCACTCGGTGGGCCTGTCCCGCTGGCTGGAGAATCACCTCGGGTTCGTCCCGTTCTTCGACGGGCCCGCGACCTCGACCGGCCGCACGATGCTGGTCGTCGGGATCGTGCTCGGCGTGATGATCCTGCCGGTCATCACCGCCGTCTCCCGCGAGGTCTTCAAGCAGACGCCGCCGTTGCACCAGGAGGCTGCGCTCGCCCTCGGCGCCACGCGCTGGGAGATGATCCGCATGACGGTGCTGCCGTTCGGTCGCTCCGGCGTCGTCAGCGGCGCGATGCTCGGTCTCGGGCGCGCGCTCGGCGAGACGATGGCGGTCGCCATCATCCTGTCCGCGTCCGGCGCGGTCACCTTCGACCTGATCAGCCGGGAGAACTCCGGGACGATCGCGGCCAACATCGCGCTCGACTTCCCCGAGTCCAGCGGCGTCAAGGTCAACGCCCTCATCGCGAGCGGTCTGGTGCTGTTCGCGATCACCCTCGCCGTCAACGTCGTCGCCCGGGCGATCGTCAACCGGCGGCGCGAGTTCTCGGGAGCCGACTGA
- the pstS gene encoding phosphate ABC transporter substrate-binding protein PstS codes for MILRTPRRLAAAVVATALCAGLAACGDDENTLTPTSNAGASDTATDTATETRLSGTVSGAGASSQAAAMEAWIAAFTDQHSGVTINYEPTGSGAGREQFSAGAIRFAGSDAPLQEDELTKAKSTCVDVIQIPVYVSPIAIAFNLDGVEELNLKAETVAKIFDQKITRWNDAAIAADNPDVELPDLEITPVNRSDESGTTENFTEYLHAAAPDAWPHEPSGDWPVSGGEAAQGTSGVIGAISAGEGTIGYADASQAGELGQVSVAVGEDFVGPSPEAAASILGASERVADSGEFGFVYELDRATDEAGTYPVVLVSYALACTKYGSQGDVDLVKAFLGYILSEEGQKTAQEAAGSAPLSAEQRTEFSAAIDAIGLK; via the coding sequence ATGATCCTTCGCACGCCGCGCCGGCTGGCCGCGGCCGTCGTCGCCACCGCCCTGTGCGCCGGGCTTGCCGCCTGCGGCGACGACGAGAACACCCTGACGCCGACGAGCAACGCCGGCGCGTCCGACACTGCGACCGACACTGCGACCGAAACACGGCTCAGCGGCACGGTCTCCGGCGCCGGGGCTAGCTCCCAGGCCGCCGCGATGGAGGCGTGGATCGCCGCGTTCACCGACCAGCACTCCGGCGTCACCATCAACTACGAGCCGACCGGCTCCGGCGCCGGCCGCGAGCAGTTCTCCGCCGGCGCGATCCGCTTCGCCGGCAGCGACGCGCCGCTTCAGGAGGACGAACTGACGAAGGCGAAGAGCACCTGCGTCGACGTGATCCAGATTCCCGTCTACGTCTCGCCGATCGCCATCGCGTTCAACCTCGACGGCGTCGAGGAGCTCAACCTGAAGGCCGAGACGGTCGCGAAGATCTTCGATCAGAAGATCACCCGCTGGAACGACGCGGCCATCGCCGCCGACAACCCCGACGTCGAGCTGCCCGACCTGGAGATCACGCCGGTCAACCGCTCCGACGAGTCCGGCACGACCGAGAACTTCACCGAGTACCTTCACGCCGCGGCCCCCGACGCCTGGCCCCACGAGCCGAGCGGGGACTGGCCGGTCTCCGGCGGCGAGGCCGCGCAGGGCACCTCGGGCGTCATCGGGGCGATCAGCGCCGGCGAGGGCACCATCGGCTACGCCGACGCCAGCCAGGCCGGCGAGCTGGGCCAGGTTTCCGTCGCGGTCGGCGAGGACTTCGTCGGGCCGTCCCCGGAGGCCGCGGCCTCGATCCTCGGGGCGTCCGAGCGCGTTGCGGACTCCGGCGAGTTCGGCTTCGTCTACGAGCTCGACCGCGCGACCGACGAGGCCGGCACCTACCCGGTCGTCCTGGTCTCGTACGCGCTGGCCTGCACCAAGTACGGCTCGCAGGGCGACGTCGACCTCGTGAAGGCGTTCCTCGGCTACATCCTGAGCGAGGAGGGTCAGAAGACCGCCCAGGAGGCGGCCGGTTCCGCCCCGCTGTCCGCCGAGCAGCGCACCGAGTTCTCGGCCGCCATCGACGCCATCGGGCTGAAGTGA
- the pstA gene encoding phosphate ABC transporter permease PstA, which translates to MTTPTPIPPAPVTPTSLTPTSATQTAVAPAPWTDYPADPIALLEPEPPRGDGRTLIRPARRITGRRLPRTAGWAVPAGFAGGGAIALPSGVSPGLVVLAVLVASAAFVYAWARAVEGPRYAVDRLATAVVTSAFLLALIPLASVGWTVAKNGSDRFDSAFFTDSMRGIVGAGGGASHAVQGTLIVTALACLISIPIGLLAAIYLVEYGKGDRLSKALTFFVDVMTGIPSIVAGLFAYSLFAMIVGPGVRMGIVGAVALSVLMIPVVVRATEEMLKIVPNELREASLALGVPPWRTILKVVLPTALGGIAAGVTLAIARVVGETAPLLITVGITTGVNLNPFDERMATLPVFAYTQYANPGVNREAYLDRAWTAALILILIVLTLNLLGRLIARLFAPQTGR; encoded by the coding sequence ATGACGACGCCCACGCCGATCCCCCCGGCCCCGGTGACGCCGACGTCGCTGACGCCGACCTCAGCGACGCAGACCGCGGTCGCACCGGCGCCGTGGACCGACTACCCGGCCGACCCGATCGCGCTGCTCGAGCCCGAGCCGCCGCGGGGGGACGGCCGCACCCTGATCCGCCCGGCGCGGCGCATCACCGGCCGGCGACTGCCGCGGACGGCGGGCTGGGCGGTCCCGGCGGGGTTCGCCGGCGGCGGTGCGATTGCGCTGCCCTCGGGCGTCTCGCCCGGGCTTGTCGTGCTCGCGGTGCTCGTCGCCTCCGCGGCGTTCGTCTACGCGTGGGCGCGCGCCGTCGAGGGCCCGCGGTACGCCGTCGACCGTCTCGCCACCGCCGTCGTCACGTCCGCCTTCCTGCTCGCCCTGATCCCCCTCGCATCGGTGGGCTGGACGGTCGCGAAGAACGGCTCCGACCGGTTCGACAGCGCCTTCTTCACCGACTCGATGCGCGGCATCGTCGGCGCCGGCGGCGGGGCATCCCACGCCGTCCAGGGCACGCTGATCGTCACCGCCCTCGCGTGCCTGATCTCGATCCCGATCGGGCTGCTGGCCGCGATCTACCTCGTCGAGTACGGCAAGGGCGACCGGTTGTCGAAGGCGCTGACCTTCTTCGTCGACGTCATGACGGGCATCCCCTCGATCGTCGCCGGTCTGTTCGCCTACTCGCTGTTCGCGATGATCGTCGGCCCCGGCGTCCGTATGGGCATCGTGGGCGCCGTCGCCCTGTCGGTGCTGATGATCCCGGTCGTCGTGCGGGCGACCGAGGAGATGCTCAAGATCGTCCCCAACGAGCTGCGCGAGGCCTCGCTGGCGCTCGGTGTCCCGCCGTGGCGCACGATCCTCAAGGTCGTGCTCCCGACCGCACTCGGCGGCATCGCGGCCGGCGTGACGCTCGCGATCGCCCGCGTCGTCGGGGAGACGGCACCGCTGCTCATCACCGTCGGCATCACGACCGGCGTCAACCTCAACCCGTTCGACGAGCGCATGGCGACGCTGCCGGTGTTCGCGTACACGCAGTACGCCAACCCGGGCGTGAACCGCGAGGCGTACCTCGACCGCGCGTGGACCGCCGCGCTGATCCTGATCCTGATCGTTCTGACGCTGAACCTGCTGGGCCGGCTGATCGCCCGCCTGTTCGCGCCGCAGACCGGCCGCTGA
- the pstB gene encoding phosphate ABC transporter ATP-binding protein PstB, whose translation MAKRIDVDSLNIYYRDFLAVEDVTMTIEARSVTAFIGPSGCGKSTFLRSLNRMHEVIPGARVQGRVVIDGQDLYAPEVDPVRVRASVGMVFQKPNPFPTMSIRENVAAGLKLNGKRRNKATLDEVVERSLRGANLWNEVKDRLDKPGAGLSGGQQQRLCIARAIAVQPDVLLMDEPCSALDPISTLAIEELIAELKANYTIVIVTHNMQQAARVSDSCAFFNIAGTGKPGKLIEVGPTAKVFSTPAQQATEDYISGRFG comes from the coding sequence ATGGCCAAGCGCATCGACGTCGACTCACTGAACATCTACTACCGGGACTTCCTCGCCGTGGAGGACGTCACGATGACGATCGAGGCGCGCTCGGTGACCGCCTTCATCGGCCCGTCCGGGTGCGGCAAGTCCACCTTCCTGCGGTCGCTGAACCGCATGCACGAGGTGATCCCCGGCGCGCGCGTCCAGGGCCGCGTCGTCATCGACGGCCAGGACCTCTACGCCCCCGAGGTCGATCCCGTCCGCGTTCGCGCGTCGGTCGGCATGGTGTTCCAGAAGCCGAACCCGTTCCCCACGATGTCGATCCGGGAGAACGTCGCCGCCGGTCTGAAGCTCAACGGCAAGCGGCGGAACAAGGCCACCCTCGACGAGGTCGTCGAGCGGTCGCTGCGCGGGGCGAACCTCTGGAACGAGGTCAAGGACCGCCTCGACAAGCCGGGCGCCGGCCTGTCGGGCGGGCAGCAGCAGCGGCTGTGCATCGCCCGCGCCATCGCCGTGCAGCCGGACGTGCTGCTGATGGACGAGCCGTGCTCCGCCCTCGACCCGATCTCCACCCTCGCGATCGAGGAGCTGATCGCCGAGCTCAAGGCGAACTACACGATCGTCATCGTCACGCACAACATGCAGCAGGCCGCCCGGGTCAGCGACAGCTGCGCGTTCTTCAACATCGCCGGCACCGGCAAGCCCGGCAAGCTGATCGAGGTCGGCCCGACCGCGAAGGTCTTCTCCACCCCGGCCCAGCAGGCCACCGAGGACTACATCTCCGGCCGGTTCGGCTAA
- a CDS encoding winged helix-turn-helix transcriptional regulator — translation MSTLLLLSNSMQPSAEVLPALGLLLHNVRVAPAEVSALLDTPPVDAVLIDGRRDLPQVRSLCRLIRTTGIDCPLLLVATEGGLAAVTADWGVDDVVLNTAGPAEVEARLRLAIGRLAAAAADDGPDEIRSGDLVIDEATYTAKVRNRFLDLTFKEFELLKFLAQHPGRVFTRAQLLQEVWGYDYFGGTRTVDVHVRRLRAKLGSEHESLIGTVRNVGYRFVVPNSPSGRGNDIPTDLDLDLTGDSDGGDDDPDPAPGRTAVAPPEQRGGGGPS, via the coding sequence GTGAGCACCCTGTTGCTGCTGTCGAACTCGATGCAGCCCTCCGCCGAGGTGCTGCCTGCCCTCGGGCTCCTGCTGCACAACGTGCGGGTCGCCCCCGCGGAGGTCAGCGCCCTCCTCGACACCCCGCCCGTGGACGCCGTGCTCATCGACGGCCGCCGCGACCTGCCCCAGGTCCGCAGCCTGTGCCGGCTGATCCGGACGACCGGCATCGACTGCCCCCTCCTGCTCGTTGCCACCGAGGGCGGCCTGGCCGCCGTCACGGCCGACTGGGGCGTGGACGACGTCGTGCTGAACACCGCCGGCCCGGCCGAGGTGGAGGCCCGGCTGCGGCTCGCGATCGGCCGCCTCGCCGCCGCGGCCGCCGACGACGGCCCGGACGAGATCCGCAGCGGCGACCTCGTCATCGACGAGGCGACGTACACCGCCAAGGTCCGCAACCGTTTCCTCGACCTCACGTTCAAGGAGTTCGAGCTCCTGAAGTTCCTCGCCCAGCACCCCGGCCGCGTGTTCACGCGCGCCCAGCTGCTGCAGGAGGTCTGGGGCTACGACTACTTCGGCGGCACCCGCACGGTCGACGTCCACGTCCGGCGCCTGCGGGCCAAGCTCGGCAGCGAGCACGAGTCGCTGATCGGGACGGTCCGCAACGTCGGTTACCGGTTCGTCGTGCCGAACTCGCCCTCGGGCCGCGGCAACGACATCCCGACCGACCTCGACCTCGATCTGACCGGCGACTCCGACGGCGGGGACGACGACCCCGACCCGGCTCCCGGCCGGACCGCGGTGGCCCCGCCCGAGCAGCGTGGGGGCGGCGGGCCCTCCTGA
- a CDS encoding LmeA family phospholipid-binding protein, whose protein sequence is MFRPRFWLVSGLVLVVLLLVADRGGQYVVQRIVAGQIQTSLSTPDEPSVDIKGFPFLPQLISQKFDDVEVDIRDADAGQIRVERISAVLTGVQRKGSGAHVESLSGGGRISYEAATEAARGFRVSYGGDNLVKVSGDVRFAGQTRTASATGKPRIVGNELLIRAEKVAVDGVAAPVSGLIPDIRYPLREIPEGLNIRIKPTEAGIEFSFDGEDLQLSSEDMTAAWGLWGPVPEVTSALRRAGT, encoded by the coding sequence ATGTTCCGTCCCCGGTTCTGGCTCGTCAGCGGCCTCGTCCTCGTCGTGCTCCTGCTCGTCGCGGACCGCGGTGGTCAGTACGTCGTGCAGCGGATCGTCGCCGGTCAGATCCAGACCAGCCTGTCGACGCCCGACGAGCCGTCGGTCGACATCAAAGGCTTCCCGTTCCTGCCGCAACTGATCAGCCAGAAGTTCGACGACGTCGAGGTCGACATCCGCGACGCCGACGCCGGGCAGATCCGCGTCGAGCGCATCAGCGCGGTCCTGACGGGGGTCCAGCGCAAGGGTTCCGGGGCGCACGTCGAGTCGCTGTCCGGTGGCGGGCGGATCTCCTACGAGGCCGCGACCGAGGCCGCCCGCGGGTTCCGGGTGTCCTACGGCGGGGACAACCTGGTGAAGGTCAGCGGGGACGTCCGGTTCGCCGGGCAGACGCGGACCGCGTCGGCGACCGGCAAGCCGCGGATCGTCGGCAATGAACTGCTGATCCGCGCCGAGAAGGTGGCCGTCGACGGGGTGGCGGCCCCCGTGTCCGGGTTGATCCCGGACATCCGGTACCCGCTGCGCGAGATCCCCGAGGGCCTGAACATCCGGATCAAGCCGACCGAGGCGGGCATCGAGTTCAGCTTCGACGGCGAGGACCTGCAGCTCTCCAGCGAGGACATGACCGCGGCGTGGGGGCTCTGGGGTCCCGTGCCGGAGGTCACGTCCGCACTCCGCCGCGCCGGTACGTAG
- a CDS encoding MoaD/ThiS family protein, which yields MAQGTIRYWAAAKAAAGTDSEPYDAATLAEALDAARAAHGPDFARVIGVCSFVVDSDPVGTRDHAEVKLPEGGVVEVLPPFAGG from the coding sequence ATGGCACAGGGGACGATCCGCTACTGGGCCGCTGCCAAGGCGGCGGCCGGCACCGACAGTGAGCCGTACGACGCGGCGACGCTGGCGGAGGCGCTCGACGCCGCCCGCGCGGCCCACGGGCCCGACTTCGCCCGGGTGATCGGCGTCTGCTCGTTCGTGGTGGACTCCGACCCCGTCGGCACCCGGGACCACGCCGAGGTGAAGCTGCCCGAGGGCGGCGTCGTCGAGGTCCTGCCCCCCTTCGCCGGCGGGTGA